The Myxococcales bacterium genome includes a window with the following:
- a CDS encoding ATP-binding protein, with product MKDDLEQLLKNLHLRKIAEIFDEEAKRADKADLSYQEFTARLLRAQWQANQEAALAWRIKRAGIPEQWTLETFPFKRQPGVNQRQIRTFAELEFVPKAENIVFVGPTGVGKTGLASGLLLKALQNGHRGVFMRAQDLFDEMYASIADRSTRRLLNRLVKVDVLVIDEMGYLNLRPEQTNIFFKLMEERYRQRSTIITTNLDYAEWANFLGNKALVGALLSRLRHQCHTVKIDGPSLRDASAT from the coding sequence ATGAAGGATGACCTCGAGCAATTGCTCAAGAACCTGCACCTGCGCAAGATCGCCGAGATCTTCGACGAGGAGGCCAAGCGCGCCGACAAGGCGGACCTGTCGTACCAGGAGTTCACGGCCCGGCTGCTGCGGGCGCAGTGGCAGGCCAACCAGGAGGCCGCACTCGCCTGGCGCATCAAGCGCGCCGGAATCCCCGAGCAGTGGACGCTCGAGACGTTCCCGTTCAAGCGCCAACCCGGCGTCAACCAGCGTCAGATCCGGACGTTCGCCGAGCTCGAGTTCGTCCCCAAGGCCGAGAACATCGTGTTCGTCGGCCCGACCGGCGTCGGCAAGACCGGCCTCGCCTCGGGGCTGCTGCTCAAGGCGCTGCAGAACGGCCATCGCGGCGTGTTCATGCGCGCGCAGGACCTGTTCGATGAGATGTACGCGTCGATCGCCGACCGCTCGACGCGGCGCCTGCTCAACCGGCTGGTCAAGGTCGACGTCCTCGTCATCGATGAGATGGGCTACCTCAACCTCCGCCCCGAGCAGACCAACATCTTCTTCAAGCTGATGGAGGAGCGCTACCGGCAGCGGTCGACCATCATCACGACCAATCTCGACTATGCCGAGTGGGCGAACTTCCTCGGCAACAAGGCGCTCGTCGGCGCGCTCCTCAGCCGGCTCCGGCACCAGTGCCACACCGTCAAGATCGACGGGCCGTCGCTGCGAGACGCCAGCGCTACCTGA